Proteins encoded together in one Synergistaceae bacterium window:
- a CDS encoding chemotaxis protein CheC produces the protein MSDPIGKMDEMRLDVLREIGNIGAGNAATSLSAMLGRAVGMSVSRVLPMRFNEIIEYAGGAERMILTVFVRIEGGVSGNMLFTMDISDAQSLVRHMTGASEEDGFSEMGLSVLNEVGNIMIGSYITALSDFLGFELNPSVPSLAMDMAGAILAFCLTETGRSGDTALLIEGALSIDGGPVSEEGASRIFLLPDPDSYNKMFTALGVPSDANG, from the coding sequence ATGAGCGACCCTATCGGCAAGATGGACGAGATGCGGCTCGACGTGCTCAGGGAGATCGGCAACATAGGGGCGGGCAACGCAGCCACCTCTCTCTCCGCAATGCTGGGCAGGGCGGTGGGCATGAGCGTCTCCAGGGTTCTCCCGATGCGCTTCAACGAGATAATCGAGTACGCCGGCGGGGCGGAGAGGATGATCCTGACAGTCTTCGTTCGAATCGAAGGAGGGGTCTCCGGCAACATGCTGTTCACCATGGACATCTCGGACGCGCAGTCGCTCGTCAGGCACATGACCGGGGCGTCCGAGGAGGACGGTTTCTCCGAGATGGGGCTGTCGGTCCTGAACGAGGTGGGCAACATCATGATAGGCTCCTACATCACGGCCCTGTCCGATTTCCTCGGATTCGAGCTCAACCCTTCGGTCCCCTCGCTCGCGATGGACATGGCGGGGGCGATCCTGGCCTTCTGCCTCACCGAGACAGGGCGAAGCGGCGACACGGCTCTATTGATCGAAGGCGCCCTCTCGATCGATGGAGGGCCGGTGTCGGAGGAAGGAGCGAGCAGGATATTCCTGCTCCCAGACCCCGATTCCTACAACAAGATGTTCACCGCGCTCGGAGTTCCTTCAGATGCGAACGGTTAG
- a CDS encoding chemotaxis protein CheD, whose protein sequence is MRTVRVGIAEAGVVVNPDSITTLGLGSCVGVTMYDERRKIGGMVHVMLPSTELAKGDNFNKSKFADSGVPDLVDRMVRFGADRRRLVAKLAGGAQMFNIGGSGDSILKIGARNTEACKRALASLGIPIISEDTGGSWGRTIVLFADTGILEVRTIGRTKTQI, encoded by the coding sequence ATGCGAACGGTTAGAGTGGGGATCGCCGAGGCCGGGGTGGTCGTGAACCCGGACAGCATCACGACGCTGGGGCTGGGCTCCTGCGTGGGGGTCACCATGTACGACGAGAGAAGAAAAATCGGAGGCATGGTGCACGTGATGCTTCCGTCGACCGAGCTTGCCAAGGGAGACAACTTCAACAAGTCCAAGTTCGCCGACTCGGGAGTCCCGGACCTCGTGGACCGGATGGTCCGCTTCGGCGCCGACAGGAGGAGGCTGGTGGCCAAGCTGGCGGGAGGGGCGCAGATGTTCAACATCGGCGGCTCGGGCGACTCCATCCTGAAGATCGGCGCGCGCAACACCGAGGCGTGCAAGAGAGCGCTGGCGAGCCTCGGCATCCCGATCATTTCGGAGGACACGGGAGGCTCGTGGGGGCGCACGATTGTGCTCTTCGCCGATACAGGCATCCTCGAAGTCCGCACGATCGGAAGGACAAAAACCCAAATCTGA
- a CDS encoding diguanylate cyclase: MKRITRASLFFTKGTNLLCVLLAIVGCLLGLVEARRALDFKRTELLTAARTLGETINPWRVRELQATPSDVEDPAYTRLSEQFISILPVLAPVLSVSLIAESQDGGAVYLVDARSTGGAGPGERFHPPFDEFVTAFRSGQPIVSSPYRAGDSNLWAAVVPLASAGKGEPGVAVMLQAEYPDYRRLLGERALVPLCGGVLLILVIQAGRRAVARPRKPGLLLAESLWALSIGLVLTGLFSRGADWYEFRTQRSAYFTLSYLESGFFLRELKELRDGYLEALGRFFESSDYVDRDEFGRYAEYLARVPYIDAVAWAPASYVHGDDRPSFVVVYSTPEDRPFLPEGKDLSFAQPMEEAVRVLLAERLSTLSGVLPDGDGACRKAALRMVVDPSGSTVGIVAIVVNLEAMLGGSMSGSDEVGEGVMDVRLARVLPDGSSQSLFALPREVASEMDGEALFRSVRPLFMMGQVLELETRPGSLFHAMHPRVAGRVAIYSGVLVSSLVALLTGLFFNWRGATLRFVEIKTASLAESEMQSKKLAHLYRSISEGVVIVDSKGFIQDCNPALEELTGFTLAEMRGHKPSLFAAREGQFGRAFIEELKCTGSWSGEVLHRKRDGETYPVWLSISAVSDGDGDPEHYSGVYRHIGGLKREQERLTRMAYHDFLTGLPNRALLMDRIEIALARARRERTMAVLLFVDLDFFKRVNDTFGHETGDALLIEVARRMRETHREQDTVARLAGDEFVILFEAFSQEKGFESILSNMRGLFSQPFRVMGHEIRIDASIGVSLYPRDGIDAKSLLAAADRAMYAEKREKKAREET; this comes from the coding sequence ATGAAGAGGATCACCCGCGCTAGTCTGTTTTTCACCAAGGGAACGAACTTGCTGTGCGTACTGCTGGCGATCGTTGGTTGCTTGCTCGGCCTGGTGGAGGCCAGGCGTGCTCTGGACTTCAAGCGAACCGAGCTGTTGACTGCGGCCAGGACGCTTGGCGAGACGATCAATCCATGGCGCGTGAGGGAGCTGCAGGCAACGCCATCCGACGTGGAGGACCCCGCATACACGAGGCTATCCGAGCAGTTTATCTCTATCCTGCCCGTGCTTGCGCCCGTCCTGTCGGTCTCCCTTATCGCAGAGTCGCAAGACGGAGGAGCGGTCTACCTGGTCGACGCTCGCTCGACAGGGGGGGCGGGGCCCGGCGAACGCTTCCATCCGCCCTTTGACGAGTTCGTCACAGCGTTTCGCTCCGGCCAGCCGATAGTGAGCTCTCCCTACAGGGCGGGCGACTCGAATCTTTGGGCCGCTGTCGTGCCCTTGGCGTCAGCGGGGAAGGGCGAGCCCGGGGTCGCCGTCATGCTTCAAGCGGAATACCCGGACTACCGCAGGCTCCTGGGGGAACGGGCGCTGGTGCCGTTGTGCGGTGGCGTCCTGCTCATTCTCGTCATCCAGGCGGGACGCCGGGCCGTCGCCCGACCGCGAAAGCCCGGCCTCCTGCTCGCGGAGTCGCTGTGGGCTCTGTCAATCGGACTGGTCCTGACCGGCCTGTTTTCGCGAGGGGCCGACTGGTACGAGTTTCGCACTCAAAGGAGTGCCTATTTTACCCTGTCCTACCTCGAGTCCGGCTTTTTCCTCCGGGAGCTCAAAGAACTGAGGGACGGGTACCTCGAGGCGCTCGGGCGTTTCTTCGAGAGCAGCGACTATGTCGATCGCGACGAGTTCGGCAGGTACGCCGAGTACCTGGCCCGCGTGCCATACATCGACGCCGTAGCCTGGGCCCCGGCTTCGTACGTCCATGGCGACGATCGACCCTCCTTCGTCGTTGTCTACTCAACGCCGGAGGACCGACCATTCTTGCCCGAGGGAAAGGATCTCTCCTTCGCGCAGCCCATGGAGGAGGCCGTAAGAGTCCTGTTGGCCGAGCGGCTTTCCACCCTCTCCGGGGTCCTGCCCGACGGTGACGGCGCGTGCAGGAAGGCGGCGCTCAGAATGGTCGTGGACCCCTCGGGCTCGACTGTGGGCATCGTAGCGATAGTGGTGAACCTGGAGGCAATGCTCGGCGGCTCCATGTCCGGCAGCGACGAAGTAGGAGAGGGCGTGATGGATGTGCGGCTCGCCCGCGTCCTGCCCGACGGGAGCTCTCAGAGCCTGTTCGCCCTGCCCCGCGAGGTCGCCTCGGAAATGGATGGAGAGGCGCTCTTCCGTTCCGTGCGCCCGCTGTTCATGATGGGGCAGGTCCTCGAGCTGGAGACTCGGCCGGGATCCTTGTTCCACGCCATGCATCCGAGGGTTGCGGGCAGGGTCGCTATCTACTCGGGGGTTCTTGTGTCATCGCTGGTCGCGCTGCTAACGGGGCTCTTTTTCAACTGGCGCGGTGCTACGCTGCGCTTCGTGGAGATCAAGACCGCCTCCCTGGCAGAGAGCGAAATGCAATCGAAAAAACTGGCACATCTCTACCGCTCCATATCCGAGGGGGTGGTGATAGTGGATTCCAAGGGCTTCATACAGGACTGCAACCCGGCCCTCGAGGAGCTGACAGGCTTTACCCTCGCCGAGATGCGCGGCCATAAACCGTCGCTCTTCGCTGCGAGGGAGGGGCAGTTCGGCCGGGCCTTCATCGAAGAGCTGAAATGTACCGGCAGTTGGAGCGGCGAGGTGCTGCACAGAAAGAGGGACGGCGAGACGTACCCGGTCTGGCTCTCCATCTCCGCTGTTTCGGACGGGGACGGCGACCCGGAGCACTATTCCGGGGTCTATCGGCACATAGGAGGTTTAAAAAGGGAGCAGGAGAGGCTGACCCGGATGGCCTACCACGACTTTCTAACCGGCCTGCCCAACCGGGCGCTGCTTATGGACCGCATCGAGATCGCACTGGCCAGGGCCAGGCGCGAGCGCACCATGGCGGTTTTACTCTTTGTGGACCTGGATTTTTTCAAGAGGGTAAACGACACCTTTGGACACGAGACAGGGGATGCCCTGCTTATAGAGGTAGCGAGGAGAATGAGGGAGACACACCGGGAGCAGGACACGGTCGCTAGGCTGGCGGGAGACGAGTTCGTCATCCTGTTCGAGGCCTTCAGCCAGGAAAAGGGATTTGAGAGCATCCTGTCGAACATGAGAGGGCTGTTCTCGCAGCCCTTTCGCGTAATGGGTCATGAGATCCGCATAGACGCCAGCATAGGCGTCTCTCTCTACCCGAGGGACGGTATCGACGCAAAATCTCTGCTTGCCGCCGCCGATAGGGCAATGTACGCCGAGAAGAGAGAGAAAAAGGCGCGGGAGGAGACGTGA
- a CDS encoding response regulator — protein MAKTTLILSCRALRREMEAIVARMDLASCDVASFPCDCSYKSPSALPLDDVIRDEASRYDRILVVGSPCLVERSSGAESPRSVSVIGRSFDLFMPAPLVGHLQADGAYLITPGWLERWRERIGEGWGFDDDGARSFFAESCDRLILLDTEVYPDCGPSMAELAAYVDRPFQIIPVGLEMAELLLGDALRRFEPRGGEAPAASEPVGLAADYAMLLDMMSRLVQHTAEEEMLTALFEVIDILCAPSFQAYVPVLDGEPGEPVPFPAYRELPEGAVERMLSTEESCSWWGDDGGFLLRMHRERETMGYLLVDELAVPKYRERYFNSAAAVQPILSLAVANVRSYRKLERTNKSLVETMRQVNEMACRAEAANVAKSAFLANMSHEIRTPMNGIIGMIELLLSTDLDDEQIEYAETVRNCGDSLLTLIDDILDLSRIEAGKLKLVTEELDLRTLADDINALFSVRASEKGLGFRVEVDPCVPSPLMGDLDRLRQILANFIANAVKFTSEGGISLHVKTIEETDSDVLVRFSVKDSGIGVAEDLKEQLFEKFTQVDPSSTRKFGGVGLGLAISRELASMMGGKVGVESPVPGSHSGGGPGSEFWLEVRLEKGTGARAASRSPAIVEPVDVDSAGARARVLVVDDCRVNTKVALVMLKKLGLEADSASNGAEALEALGRADYDLVLMDVQMPVMDGAEAVSRIKSDPEYSAYRRIPIIALTAHAMEGDRERYIGLGMDDYLAKPATLDALRSMLQKWLPEDREKD, from the coding sequence ATGGCTAAGACGACTCTTATCCTTTCTTGCAGGGCCCTTCGCAGGGAGATGGAGGCGATCGTCGCACGGATGGACTTGGCCTCCTGCGATGTAGCCTCCTTTCCCTGTGACTGCTCTTATAAGTCGCCCTCCGCTTTGCCTCTCGACGACGTGATAAGGGACGAGGCGAGTCGCTACGACCGTATTCTCGTCGTCGGCAGCCCCTGCTTGGTGGAGAGGAGTTCGGGTGCTGAATCCCCCCGCAGTGTCTCGGTCATCGGGCGAAGTTTTGATCTCTTTATGCCCGCGCCGCTCGTCGGGCATCTTCAGGCCGACGGCGCCTACCTGATCACCCCCGGGTGGCTGGAGCGCTGGAGGGAGAGGATCGGTGAGGGTTGGGGGTTCGACGACGACGGAGCAAGGAGCTTTTTCGCGGAGTCGTGCGATCGCTTGATCCTGCTCGACACGGAGGTGTACCCCGACTGCGGCCCGAGCATGGCCGAGTTGGCCGCCTACGTGGACCGGCCATTCCAGATAATACCGGTCGGACTGGAGATGGCCGAGCTCCTCCTGGGCGATGCCCTCCGAAGGTTCGAGCCGCGCGGAGGAGAAGCGCCCGCGGCCTCGGAACCGGTCGGCCTCGCCGCCGACTACGCCATGCTGCTGGACATGATGAGCCGGCTGGTGCAGCACACCGCCGAGGAGGAGATGTTGACCGCCCTGTTCGAGGTGATCGACATCCTCTGCGCCCCGTCCTTCCAGGCCTATGTCCCGGTCCTCGACGGAGAGCCGGGGGAGCCGGTCCCCTTCCCCGCATACCGCGAACTGCCCGAGGGGGCGGTCGAAAGGATGCTGTCCACGGAGGAGTCCTGTTCCTGGTGGGGGGACGATGGGGGCTTCCTGCTTCGCATGCACCGCGAGAGGGAGACCATGGGTTATCTCCTGGTCGACGAGCTGGCCGTACCGAAGTACAGGGAGCGCTACTTCAACAGCGCGGCCGCGGTGCAGCCGATACTCTCCCTCGCCGTTGCGAACGTCCGCAGCTACCGCAAGCTTGAGCGCACCAACAAATCCCTCGTGGAGACCATGAGACAGGTGAACGAGATGGCATGCCGCGCGGAGGCCGCAAACGTAGCCAAGAGCGCCTTTCTCGCCAATATGAGCCACGAGATTCGCACCCCCATGAACGGCATAATAGGCATGATAGAGCTGCTGCTCTCCACCGACTTGGACGACGAGCAGATCGAGTACGCCGAGACGGTCAGGAACTGCGGCGACTCCCTGCTAACCCTCATCGACGACATCCTCGACCTCTCCAGGATAGAGGCGGGCAAGCTGAAGCTCGTGACAGAGGAGCTCGACCTTCGCACGCTGGCCGACGACATTAACGCTCTCTTCTCGGTGCGCGCCAGTGAGAAGGGGCTGGGGTTCCGAGTCGAGGTCGATCCATGCGTCCCGTCTCCCCTGATGGGGGATCTCGACCGACTTCGCCAGATCTTGGCGAACTTCATAGCCAACGCGGTCAAGTTCACGAGCGAGGGAGGGATCTCCCTGCACGTAAAGACAATCGAGGAGACGGACAGCGATGTCCTCGTCCGCTTCTCAGTGAAGGACTCGGGCATAGGGGTGGCCGAGGACTTGAAGGAACAGTTGTTCGAAAAGTTCACCCAAGTCGACCCCTCCAGCACCAGGAAGTTCGGCGGGGTCGGGTTGGGCCTTGCCATCTCCAGAGAGCTTGCGAGCATGATGGGCGGAAAAGTGGGCGTCGAAAGCCCCGTGCCGGGATCCCATTCCGGCGGCGGGCCGGGATCCGAGTTCTGGTTGGAGGTGCGCCTTGAAAAGGGCACCGGGGCCAGGGCGGCAAGCCGTTCCCCGGCGATCGTCGAGCCGGTGGATGTCGACTCGGCCGGTGCCAGGGCGCGGGTGCTGGTGGTCGACGACTGTCGCGTGAACACCAAGGTCGCCCTGGTCATGCTGAAAAAACTCGGCCTGGAGGCGGACTCCGCGTCCAACGGAGCGGAGGCGCTTGAGGCCCTGGGGAGGGCCGATTACGACCTGGTGTTGATGGACGTGCAGATGCCGGTCATGGATGGGGCGGAGGCTGTGAGCAGGATCAAAAGCGACCCCGAGTACTCGGCATACCGACGCATACCGATAATAGCCCTGACCGCCCACGCCATGGAGGGCGACCGGGAGAGGTACATCGGGCTGGGGATGGACGACTACCTGGCAAAGCCGGCCACGCTGGACGCCCTCCGCTCAATGCTGCAAAAATGGCTTCCCGAGGACCGGGAGAAGGATTAA
- a CDS encoding cobalamin-binding protein, with product MRSGEVRSSEFEAALIALNRLEVSRLLTDERDERPVAVRVEQDVVPAMERLGRLWEDGKVSLSQVYMSGRICEELVGRLLPQCAEPSDGEARIGLAVLEDRHMLGKRMVAATLTAAGHTFFDYGSTNADTLVERAGADGVDLLLVSTLMLNSALSVRRVRDGLNRLGRPVKIVVGGAPFRLEPELWRETGADAMCRNASEVVSMIARFSGGDLL from the coding sequence ATGAGATCAGGAGAGGTGCGTTCGAGCGAGTTTGAGGCGGCGTTGATAGCTCTGAACCGTCTCGAGGTATCGCGGCTTCTCACCGACGAGAGGGACGAGCGTCCGGTCGCGGTCCGTGTCGAGCAGGACGTGGTGCCGGCGATGGAGAGGCTGGGCAGGCTGTGGGAGGACGGGAAGGTCTCCCTCTCGCAGGTCTACATGAGCGGAAGGATATGCGAGGAGCTGGTAGGCAGGCTCCTGCCGCAGTGCGCCGAGCCATCGGACGGCGAGGCCAGGATAGGCTTGGCGGTGCTGGAGGACAGGCACATGCTCGGCAAGAGAATGGTTGCGGCCACCCTCACAGCGGCGGGGCATACCTTCTTCGACTACGGAAGCACGAATGCGGACACTCTGGTCGAGCGCGCCGGGGCCGACGGCGTGGATCTGCTGCTGGTGTCCACCCTGATGCTCAACTCCGCTCTCAGTGTGAGGAGGGTGCGCGACGGGCTGAACCGCCTGGGGCGTCCGGTAAAGATCGTGGTCGGAGGCGCGCCCTTCCGCCTGGAGCCGGAGCTGTGGCGCGAGACAGGTGCGGACGCGATGTGCAGGAACGCCAGTGAGGTCGTGTCGATGATTGCTCGGTTTTCCGGGGGTGATCTGCTATGA
- a CDS encoding hemerythrin family protein, whose protein sequence is MAVQWSDELAIGIGIIDDQHRKLIERFASFSKAVDEGDMRKVEETVNYLVGYAIQHFGAEELIMIRNCYDQFKEHRDEHSWFIKRVYDAYVDLAGNKSFTSEQAEQLRDMLLEWILDHIMVKDKRIAIALDGAGCTGEEDTGS, encoded by the coding sequence ATGGCCGTACAGTGGAGCGACGAGCTTGCAATCGGCATAGGCATAATAGACGACCAGCACAGGAAGCTGATCGAGCGCTTCGCCAGTTTTTCAAAGGCGGTGGACGAGGGCGACATGCGCAAGGTGGAGGAGACAGTGAACTACCTGGTCGGATACGCCATACAGCACTTCGGCGCCGAGGAGCTGATAATGATCCGCAACTGCTACGACCAGTTCAAGGAGCACCGGGACGAACACAGCTGGTTCATCAAGCGGGTGTACGACGCCTATGTTGACCTGGCCGGGAACAAGTCCTTCACTTCGGAGCAGGCCGAGCAGCTCAGGGATATGCTCCTCGAGTGGATACTGGATCATATCATGGTCAAGGACAAGAGGATCGCGATCGCCCTCGACGGTGCCGGATGCACGGGAGAGGAGGACACAGGCTCATGA
- a CDS encoding 6-phosphofructokinase — translation MTVSGKNTLAIVCGGGPAPGINSVISSVTIEARKCGWEVYGVYDGFEHLGKGKSKVVPLTIDTVSRIHSDGGSILRVSRSNPTKSDETLKNVVETLAGMGVTHLVTIGGDDTAYAASCISDYAKNSLGLSIKFAHVPKTIDNDLPLPEGIPTFGFETARSLGTQIVTNLMEDAKTTGRWYLAVAMGRVAGHLALGIGKSAGATLTVIPEEFPGKEKIPLSLVVDIIAGAIIKRLASGRDYGVAVAAEGLIERISLEDLEAADCIERDDHGHIRYAEINFSDVLKKELLATMRALGLRMTINNKEVGYEVRCAPPNAFDIEYTRDLGFGAFEFLQSGGTNALISIQDNQIVPIPFDRLIDPATGKTRVRRVNTGSIQYRIAREYMIRLEKGDLTPGGELENLAAVVNMPPAAFRERFQHVVDY, via the coding sequence ATGACTGTTTCCGGGAAAAACACGCTTGCCATAGTATGCGGGGGAGGTCCGGCGCCGGGCATCAACAGCGTCATCAGCTCCGTAACCATAGAGGCCAGGAAATGCGGGTGGGAGGTTTACGGCGTCTACGACGGATTCGAGCACCTTGGAAAGGGGAAAAGCAAGGTCGTCCCTCTCACCATAGACACGGTTAGCAGGATACACTCCGACGGAGGGAGCATACTGAGGGTGTCCCGCTCAAACCCGACCAAGAGCGATGAGACCCTGAAAAACGTGGTGGAGACGCTCGCAGGCATGGGGGTCACTCATCTTGTCACCATCGGCGGCGACGATACTGCCTACGCCGCGTCGTGCATCTCGGACTACGCCAAGAACAGCCTGGGCCTGTCCATCAAGTTCGCTCACGTGCCGAAGACGATCGACAACGACCTGCCGCTGCCGGAGGGGATCCCGACCTTCGGATTCGAAACCGCTCGCTCCCTCGGCACGCAGATCGTCACCAACCTGATGGAGGACGCGAAGACGACCGGCCGGTGGTACCTGGCGGTGGCCATGGGGCGGGTCGCGGGTCACCTGGCCCTCGGCATAGGCAAGAGCGCCGGGGCAACTCTCACAGTCATTCCGGAGGAGTTCCCGGGCAAGGAGAAGATACCCCTGTCGCTGGTGGTGGACATTATCGCCGGGGCGATAATCAAGCGCTTGGCCTCGGGCAGGGATTACGGGGTGGCCGTGGCGGCCGAGGGGCTGATCGAGAGGATAAGCCTCGAGGACCTCGAGGCGGCCGACTGCATCGAGCGGGACGATCACGGGCACATTCGCTACGCAGAGATCAATTTCTCCGACGTGCTGAAAAAGGAGCTGCTGGCCACTATGCGCGCGCTCGGCCTGAGGATGACCATCAACAACAAGGAGGTGGGCTACGAGGTCCGCTGCGCTCCCCCCAACGCCTTCGACATAGAGTACACCAGGGACCTGGGGTTCGGCGCCTTCGAGTTCCTTCAGAGCGGCGGGACCAACGCCCTGATCTCCATCCAGGACAACCAGATCGTCCCCATACCCTTCGACAGGCTCATCGACCCGGCAACGGGGAAGACTCGAGTGAGACGGGTCAATACCGGTTCGATTCAGTACAGGATCGCGCGCGAGTACATGATCAGGCTGGAAAAGGGAGACTTGACCCCGGGCGGAGAGCTGGAAAACCTCGCCGCCGTGGTGAACATGCCTCCCGCGGCCTTCCGGGAGAGGTTCCAGCACGTGGTCGACTACTGA
- a CDS encoding methylcobamide--CoM methyltransferase MtbA: protein MKRESISSMDRVLTALSLKEPDRVPWFPLLTMIGARELGLSIKEYFSKGSNVAEAQLRMREKFGHDCLYSFLHASAEVEAWGGETIYYDEGPPNCGMPPLTDQELIMSLRPPRVKDSPSLLKTLDAIRLMKEKVGDEVPILSVVISPFSLPAMQMGLENYLILLHERPDLFARLMELNEEFTVEWGRAQVEAGSTAVVYFDPISSPTILPSERYRETGFHIAKRTISRIGGPVAMHFASGRSIPILDYVLQTGVGVLSAGCEEDLGELKRLTEGRIALVGNLNGLEMRRWSPAKAEEEVKSAIAAAGRGGGFILSDSHGEIPWQVSDDVILAMGEAVRRWGVYPLDWLD, encoded by the coding sequence ATGAAGCGCGAATCAATATCCTCGATGGACAGGGTGCTGACGGCCCTCTCGCTGAAGGAACCGGACAGGGTACCGTGGTTCCCCCTGCTGACCATGATCGGTGCAAGGGAGCTTGGGCTCTCGATAAAAGAGTATTTCTCCAAGGGATCCAACGTGGCCGAGGCCCAGCTCCGGATGAGGGAGAAGTTCGGGCACGACTGCCTCTACTCTTTTCTCCATGCGTCCGCCGAGGTGGAGGCGTGGGGCGGCGAGACCATCTACTACGACGAAGGGCCGCCGAACTGTGGGATGCCGCCTCTGACGGACCAGGAGCTGATAATGTCCCTTCGGCCTCCGAGGGTGAAGGACTCCCCGTCCCTGCTGAAGACCCTCGATGCCATAAGGCTCATGAAGGAGAAGGTCGGAGACGAGGTGCCGATCCTCAGCGTGGTCATATCCCCCTTCTCGCTCCCTGCGATGCAGATGGGGCTTGAGAACTACTTGATACTGCTCCACGAGAGGCCGGATCTCTTCGCGCGGTTGATGGAGCTCAACGAGGAGTTCACCGTCGAGTGGGGCAGGGCGCAGGTCGAGGCGGGCTCGACCGCTGTCGTCTATTTCGACCCGATATCGTCGCCCACAATACTGCCGAGCGAGCGGTATCGCGAGACCGGTTTCCACATCGCCAAGCGCACGATCTCCCGCATCGGAGGTCCTGTGGCCATGCACTTCGCCTCCGGAAGGAGCATCCCCATCCTGGACTACGTGCTGCAGACGGGTGTCGGAGTGCTCTCCGCCGGCTGCGAGGAGGACCTGGGCGAGCTGAAGCGGCTCACCGAGGGCAGGATCGCCCTGGTTGGAAACCTCAACGGGCTCGAGATGAGGAGGTGGTCCCCCGCCAAGGCCGAGGAGGAGGTCAAGAGTGCGATAGCCGCCGCCGGTCGGGGAGGGGGCTTCATCCTCTCCGACAGTCACGGCGAGATACCCTGGCAGGTCTCCGACGATGTGATCCTAGCCATGGGAGAGGCGGTGCGCAGATGGGGAGTGTATCCGCTCGACTGGCTGGACTAG
- a CDS encoding D-alanine--D-alanine ligase, whose translation MKITVLYGGEGPEREVSLKSGAAVTAAFAERGLEVTSVDLIRKEDLPAIIKQESIEFAFITLHGGWGEDGTLQAALGMSRTPFSGSGHSACALAMDKTASKALFGMKGIPTPEGIEVVRGTGVREVMGDPRFSLLLERSGKLVVKPCCSGSTVGVSILDGADQLSEALEDAFAINSRALVEEYIPGRELTVTISERDGVPRCLPVIEIQPVAGFYDYSSKYTPGMSELLIPAPLSNDIAGAVERASINAYTALGCSSFGRVDLRLDEEGRPYVLEVNTVPGMTANSLVPKAAVAAGMSFGELLEEIVRSSLAINRGDQ comes from the coding sequence GTGAAAATAACAGTGCTTTACGGAGGCGAAGGCCCCGAGAGAGAGGTGTCGCTTAAAAGCGGGGCTGCGGTGACCGCGGCGTTTGCGGAGCGCGGCCTCGAAGTGACGTCCGTCGATCTCATCCGCAAGGAGGATCTTCCCGCAATAATAAAGCAGGAGTCAATAGAGTTCGCCTTCATCACCCTACATGGCGGCTGGGGCGAGGACGGTACCCTGCAGGCGGCCCTCGGGATGAGCCGCACCCCCTTCTCCGGGTCGGGGCACTCGGCCTGCGCCCTCGCAATGGACAAGACCGCCAGCAAGGCGCTTTTCGGCATGAAGGGCATCCCCACGCCCGAAGGGATCGAGGTGGTGCGAGGTACCGGAGTGCGCGAGGTGATGGGCGATCCGCGCTTTTCTTTACTTCTGGAGCGGAGCGGCAAACTGGTGGTCAAGCCCTGCTGCTCCGGAAGCACAGTGGGGGTCTCGATACTGGACGGCGCCGATCAGCTTTCGGAGGCCCTCGAGGACGCCTTCGCCATCAACTCGAGGGCGCTGGTGGAGGAGTACATCCCCGGCCGGGAGCTGACGGTGACCATATCCGAGAGGGACGGCGTCCCCCGCTGCCTGCCGGTCATAGAGATCCAGCCCGTCGCTGGTTTCTACGACTACAGCTCCAAGTACACCCCCGGAATGTCGGAATTACTGATCCCCGCGCCTCTCTCGAACGATATCGCAGGGGCCGTGGAGCGGGCCTCGATCAACGCCTACACTGCCCTGGGCTGCTCCTCCTTCGGCAGAGTCGACCTCAGGCTGGACGAGGAAGGGCGTCCTTATGTGCTGGAGGTCAACACAGTCCCCGGCATGACGGCCAACAGCCTTGTTCCGAAGGCCGCCGTCGCGGCCGGCATGTCGTTCGGCGAGCTGCTCGAGGAGATAGTTCGCTCCTCCCTCGCGATAAACCGCGGCGATCAGTAG